A stretch of the Deltaproteobacteria bacterium genome encodes the following:
- a CDS encoding UPF0280 family protein codes for MKRNGTYQERNYRNQVHGGRMPAAFRVVVKETDLFVRAEANLADITRELVLQHRGYLEAYIRQHRLFSTTLSPWTVQGPAPGIVREMARAGQAAGVGPMAAVAGAIAEHVGRDLLSHTSEVIVENGGDLFIKASQPVTVGIFANQSPLSLRTGLRIEAGSNPVAVCTSSGTVGHSLSLGRADAVCVVSSSCSLADAVATSVGNRIQKAGDIGAGIEIGSNIKGVEGLVVIVADKIGMWGNIEIVPLQEKKG; via the coding sequence ATGAAGAGAAACGGCACATATCAGGAAAGAAACTACCGGAACCAGGTGCATGGCGGAAGGATGCCCGCCGCCTTTCGCGTCGTGGTCAAGGAAACCGATCTCTTCGTGCGGGCCGAAGCGAACCTTGCGGACATAACCCGTGAACTCGTACTGCAGCATCGGGGATACCTGGAGGCGTACATACGGCAGCATCGGCTTTTCAGTACCACCCTGTCGCCGTGGACCGTCCAGGGGCCCGCTCCAGGGATCGTCAGAGAGATGGCCCGGGCGGGGCAGGCGGCAGGTGTGGGGCCCATGGCTGCCGTTGCCGGGGCGATAGCCGAACATGTGGGGCGCGACCTTTTGTCTCACACGAGCGAGGTCATCGTGGAGAATGGCGGCGATCTGTTTATCAAAGCGAGCCAACCGGTGACCGTGGGCATTTTCGCCAATCAGTCCCCGCTGAGCCTGCGCACCGGCCTGCGTATCGAGGCCGGCAGCAACCCGGTTGCGGTCTGCACGTCGTCAGGCACCGTGGGGCACTCCCTGAGCCTTGGCAGGGCGGACGCCGTCTGCGTCGTTTCCTCCTCCTGTTCGCTGGCGGATGCCGTCGCAACGTCGGTGGGGAACCGGATCCAAAAAGCGGGAGATATAGGGGCCGGGATCGAAATAGGTAGCAATATCAAGGGAGTAGAAGGATTAGTTGTTATCG